The following are encoded together in the Vigna unguiculata cultivar IT97K-499-35 chromosome 2, ASM411807v1, whole genome shotgun sequence genome:
- the LOC114166182 gene encoding cytochrome P450 85A-like yields the protein MLTVFYYALAFTISAFFAVLKWNSLRYSRKGMPPGSLGWPLVGETVKFLTQGPDFMKGRKLRYGSLFKTHALGSPTVISMDPDMNRYILLNEAKGLVPGYPDSMRTILGTNISDVHGAVHKRIRGSLLSLIGPIAVKDRLLTEVDDFMTSFLENWDGKTVDIQEKTVEMSFLVSMKAVVEDEPDSFLRTFKASFDKMALATISLPFKIPGTQYYRGLKARERVITMLSELIAKRRASSATHSDILDRLLRNEDGKYKLNDEEIMEQITTILYSGYETVSTTTMMAIKYLCDNPDILQTVRDEHFAILQKKVHGERINWDDYKSMSETRAVILETMRLASVVSGVMRRTTEDLELNGYVIPKGWRVYAYTRDGNFDPILYEEPFTFNPKRWLEKGLENHNHNMLFGAGGRVCPGKEWGMFKISIFIHYLVTRYRWEEVEGSKTLAKFPRVLAPEGLHMKITKY from the exons ATGTTGACAGTGTTTTATTATGCTCTGGCTTTCaccatttctgcattttttgcAGTGCTGAAATGGAACAGCTTAAGGTACTCCAGGAAAGGAATGCCTCCAGGGTCATTGGGTTGGCCTTTGGTAGGGGAGACTGTCAAATTTCTCACACAAGGACCAGATttcatgaaaggaagaaaattAAG ATATGGAAGTCTGTTCAAAACTCATGCATTGGGATCTCCCACTGTTATTAGCATGGATCCTGACATGAATAGATACATACTCCTGAATGAAGCAAAAGGCTTGGTTCCTGGCTACCCAGACTCCATGAGGACGATCCTAGGGACTAACATTTCAGATGTTCATGGTGCAGTACACAAACGAATCAGAGGCTCACTCTTATCTCTCATTGGTCCAATCGCAGTTAAGGATCGTCTTCTCACAGAAGTTGATGACTTCATGACCTCATTCCTTGAAAATTGGGATGGTAAAACAGTTGATATTCAAGAAAAAACTGTTGAG ATGTCATTTCTTGTTTCCATGAAAGCTGTGGTGGAAGATGAGCCAGACTCTTTCCTTCGGACCTTCAAAGCCTCATTTGATAAAATGGCACTGGCAACAATATCCTTGCCATTCAAAATTCCAGGAACTCAATATTATCGAGGTTTGAAg GCTAGGGAAAGAGTGATTACTATGCTAAGTGAGCTGATAGCCAAGAGAAGAGCTTCTTCAGCTACTCATAGCGACATTCTTGATCGTCTTCTGAGAAATGAGGATGGTAAATACAAGCTAAATGACGAAGAAATAATGGAGCAAATCacaacaattttatattcaGGTTATGAAACAGTATCAACTACTACAATGATGGCCATCAAATACCTATGTGATAACCCTGATATTCTACAGACAGTAAGG GATGAGCATTTTGCAATCTTGCAGAAGAAAGTCCATGGAGAACGGATCAACTGGGATGACTACAAGAGCATGAGTGAAACTCGTGCG GTGATACTTGAGACAATGAGATTGGCTAGTGTTGTTAGTGGAGTGATGAGGAGGACTACTGAAGATTTAGAATTGAATG GTTATGTGATTCCCAAGGGATGGAGGGTTTATGCTTACACAAGGGATGGTAACTTTGATCCCATTCTCTATGAAGAACCTTTTACTTTTAATCCAAAGAGATGGCTG GAGAAAGGTTTGGAGAATCATAATCACAACATGCTATTTGGAGCAGGAGGCAGGGTGTGTCCTGGAAAGGAATGGGGCATGTTTAAAATCAGTATTTTCATTCACTATTTAGTCACTAGATACAG ATGGGAAGAAGTAGAGGGAAGCAAGACACTTGCGAAATTTCCAAGAGTGTTGGCACCAGAAGGACTACACATGAAGATCACAAAATACTAG
- the LOC114174546 gene encoding zinc finger MYM-type protein 1-like — MESPFEFRALEISSRNLDRVGKLKSAMTRLIARVQKHDTNVPIVQSEEPPFKVQKIIGEEFHINSLECETGKRLQIWEYPMSQRDEIQIAYLKWGPYQMQLENYPYSKEKHPRRFQSSWFKMFPSWLEYSPANDEAYCLACYLFSSKPDGHFGSDVFTKQGFRSWRKVNAGKRCAFLNHIGDSPWSPHNNAMKACEDLLNQSMHINNNINIQSSEQVCKNCLRLKTSIDTIRWLAFQACAFKGHEETPESSNKGNFLEMIKLLASYNDKVAQVVLENAPYNAKNTSHHIQKEILHIFSRKVRSHIREEIGDSKFCIIVDEARDESKKEQMAIVLRFVDKDGYDGVSNMMGEWNGLQALFLNDNPYAYYVHCFAHRLQLALVAASREVIPVHQLFSNVAFIVNVVYSSSKRHDELQAIELDGITQLLEMGELETGKGKNQIGTLKRVGDTRWSSHFYSICSMMKLYNASCLVLQKIIVDGSTYSQRGDVDAALNMLSSFEFILILQ; from the exons ATGG AGTCACCCTTTGAATTTCGGGCATTGGAG ATTAGTAGTCGAAATTTGGACAGAGTTGGTAAACTGAAGAGTGCAATGACAAGGTTGATTGCTAGAGTTCAGAAG CATGATACTAATGTTCCAATTGTTCAATCAGAGGAGCCCCCTTTTAAGgttcaaaaaattataggtgaggagtttcatattaattctttggaatGTGAAACAGGAAAGCGTCTTCAAATATGGGAATATCCAATGAGTCAAAGAGATGAGATTCAAATAGCTTATttaaaatggggtccatatcaaatgcaACTTGAAAACTATCCTTATTCTAAGGAAAAACATCCAAGGAGATTTCAATCTAGTTGGTTTAAAATGTTTCCTTCTTGGCTAGAGTATTCCCCGGCTAATGATGAAGCTTATTGTTTGGCATGTTATCTATTTAGTTCAAAGCCAGATGGTCATTTTGGATCAGATGTGTTTACTAAACAAGGTTTTAGATCATGGAGAAAGGTTAATGCAGGAAAAAGATGTGCATTTCTCAACCACATTGGAGATAGTCCTTGGTCACCGCATAACAATGCAATGAAAGCTTGTGAAGACTTGTTGAATCAATCTATGCAcattaataacaatataaatattcaaagttcaGAACAAGTTTGCAAGAATTGTTTACGGCTCAAAACCTCTATTGACACAATTCGTTGGCTAGCATTTCAAGCTTGTGCATTTAAAGGCCACGAGGAAACACCAGAGTCAAGTAATAAAGGTAACTTTCTTGAAATGATTAAACTTCTAGCATCATATAATGATAAAGTGGCACAAGTTGTGTTAGAAAATGCTCCGTATAATGCTAAGAATACTTCTCATCATATTCAGAAAGAAATCTTGCACATTTTCTCTAGAAAAGTAAGAAGTCACATTCGAGAAGAAATTGGAGATtctaaattttgcataattgttGATGAAGCACGTGATGAATCTAAAAAAGAGCAAATGGCTATTGTTTTGAGATTCGTAGATAAGGATG GATATGATGGTGTTAGTAATATGATGGGAGAGTGGAATGGGTTGCAAGCATTATTTCTCAATGATAATCCTTATGCTTATTATGTGCATTGTTTTGCTCATAGACTACAACTTGCTTTGGTGGCTGCTTCAAGAGAGGTCATTCCAGTTCATCAACTTTTTTCAAATGTGGCTTTTATCGTAAATGTTGTGTATTCCTCTAGTAAACGTCATGATGAGTTACAAGCTATTGAATTAGATGGAATAACTCAATTGTTAGAAATGGGTGAACTTGAAACTGGTAaaggaaaaaatcaaattgGCACTTTAAAACGAGTTGGTGATACTCGTTGGAGCTCGCATTTTTATTCCATTTGTAGTATGATGAAGCTATATAATGCATCTTGTCTGGttcttcaaaaaattattgttgatgGATCAACTTATTCTCAAAGGGGTGATGTTGATGCTGCATTGAATATGTTGTCTTCATTTGAgttcatattaattttacaatga